Below is a genomic region from Seriola aureovittata isolate HTS-2021-v1 ecotype China chromosome 23, ASM2101889v1, whole genome shotgun sequence.
atgaataggTAAAGTTATATTAAACTGTGCAGCACATATACATGGTCCATACCACCATACAACTACAGGCCTCATTTATAATGATAGCAGGTGGATCTCACAGTGATGCAACAGTTACCACCTTCTTAAAATCTGTGTTATAACAACACTTCCTTACAGACTTGCTATTGTAACAATTACAGTTTACATTTCCCATTACaaacagtgttgtgtttttcaatTAGAGGTATGTAATAAAGCATCATCCAGAAGTTCTGACGCTGCTGCTGAAGAGATTTAAGTTTGACGACCATCGCATGGAACATGTGAAGATAAACTGCAGTGTGGAGGTTCCCTACACCCTACAGATACCAGAGGTATATTGTATAtacattttactattttatcacaactcattattttttatttcctcttcctgATTTCTGTCCTATTTTTCCACTGGTGATCAGAGTCAGACGTATGACCTGTACGCGTTTGTGGATCATTTTGGAGATCTGAGAGGTGGACATTACACTGCTACAATCAAGTCCCAGGAGGATGAGAGATGGTATAACTTCAATGATACCACTGTCACACCGGTAAGACTGATCACCTTTTCTTCAGTGTTATTGATCCCAAAGCAGCAGTGCTTCAACACTTAGTTGTGCAGTCAGGTGGTAGATGgtaaaaaatgataataatgggGAACCTGTTATTCCTTTCACCGACAGCTTCGTTACCCGCCATTCCAGGTGCATGACAATAAGAAGAGGTAAGacttaatttgtctttttttccccaccaaaCATTTGCTGAATATGACAATGACCTTGCCTTCGCACATTTGTCCCATCAGATCCCAGAGTGCTTATCTTCTTTTctacaggaaaaagaaaagtaagatGCCAAACTTTTTCATTAAGCTTACTGTGGTGTGGTTTGAATGATTGGGCGACACTGATAGTCTGTCAGAATTgattttatctctctctctgtttttttcccagtgcATGCTGCAGACGCTTCGACTCAAGACGTCCAGGTTGTGGAGCGTCCTCACAGTTTAAAGCTGAATGATGCATCTTCTCCAAAGTCACAAAagcacagtaacaaaaaaacCTGTTCAAGtcaatgggaaagtggtctcagatttCTAGACCGCACTGTACGTCATAGATATTTTGTGCcctttgtcatgtttgtgtttttttttacagttgtttaCTGTAGTTaacagatgtaaaaataaaaataaaaaataataagccTTAGTAAGCCCCTCATTTGCTATTTATTCTAATATTGTGTTAATTTTAGTACAgtggaatgaatgaatgaataacatgtatatactgtattataatCTGTACAATCTAAAGTTATGGAATTGTGTAAAATTATATGAATATGTAATTAAATGTGACGTAACAATCCTGTAATGCAATATTCACATAATGAGAAAACTTGTCGACCAGTTTTCCAAGCTGTTTTCCAGGATGTGATCTTTTAATCATTCAATAAAACCTCTGCACATCTTAGatgttatttttataaacagatataaataaatgaaataaactatttataatcatattattaataataattgataaattatttatacaataaatggtatatatttataatatttataatcatatattttattaaattataataataataattaaatagataaataaaataaatgtatatctaatttctttattgaaatgtgtgaaaacttGGCAAATGAATTGGTTGCCTGAAGCTTCAGATTAAGCTAAGTTTAGCTAGTTAGTGTGATATGTAATAATATTATTTGAGTTGAGTGGTATTAATTAATATTGTGGAAACTGTTACCCCTTTTCCATATTCTCTACCCAAATAAAGAGCATCTATAAATACTAGCAGATGTCCTCATCACCCACCCAGAAGGTTATAACATTGacagttttaaataataataataataatgataacaaaattacattttaaagtaaaacatacATCTTTCATTACATGTGGGTTCTGCCAAGTGCAGAGGCCATGCTAGATCTCTCCTGTAGTCAATTTAGttcactttaaagctgctgttggGGGCAGGAGAAACACGTTGTGACCATCATTGTCTTTTAAAATTATATTGTGA
It encodes:
- the LOC130164711 gene encoding ubiquitin carboxyl-terminal hydrolase 2-like isoform X1, whose translation is MELFSNRFFCPPAADIKYHGLKNQGATCYLNSVLQVLFMTKDFREAVERYTCGNPDTARMDSHLKDLFDDLKERTAYTYNIKKRLGISRVGEQRDAAEYFEKIVTHTSREASQVFEGVLTHKYTCTGCGTEINTDGPFWSLPLVLVDSDSEGFSVMDGIDRFLRASDICGDEQLYCDQCDAKTDANVRYVIKHHPEVLTLLLKRFKFDDHRMEHVKINCSVEVPYTLQIPESQTYDLYAFVDHFGDLRGGHYTATIKSQEDERWYNFNDTTVTPLRYPPFQVHDNKKRSQSAYLLFYRKKKMHAADASTQDVQVVERPHSLKLNDASSPKSQKHSNKKTCSSQWESGLRFLDRTVRHRYFVPFVMFVFFFTVVYCS
- the LOC130164711 gene encoding ubiquitin carboxyl-terminal hydrolase 47-like isoform X3, which gives rise to MELFSNRFFCPPAADIKYHGLKNQGATCYLNSVLQVLFMTKDFREAVERYTCGNPDTARMDSHLKDLFDDLKERTAYTYNIKKRLGISRVGEQRDAAEYFEKIVTHTSREASQMDGIDRFLRASDICGDEQLYCDQCDAKTDANVRYVIKHHPEVLTLLLKRFKFDDHRMEHVKINCSVEVPYTLQIPESQTYDLYAFVDHFGDLRGGHYTATIKSQEDERWYNFNDTTVTPLRYPPFQVHDNKKRSQSAYLLFYRKKKMHAADASTQDVQVVERPHSLKLNDASSPKSQKHSNKKTCSSQWESGLRFLDRTVRHRYFVPFVMFVFFFTVVYCS
- the LOC130164711 gene encoding ubiquitin carboxyl-terminal hydrolase 2-like isoform X2 codes for the protein MELFSNRFFCPPADIKYHGLKNQGATCYLNSVLQVLFMTKDFREAVERYTCGNPDTARMDSHLKDLFDDLKERTAYTYNIKKRLGISRVGEQRDAAEYFEKIVTHTSREASQVFEGVLTHKYTCTGCGTEINTDGPFWSLPLVLVDSDSEGFSVMDGIDRFLRASDICGDEQLYCDQCDAKTDANVRYVIKHHPEVLTLLLKRFKFDDHRMEHVKINCSVEVPYTLQIPESQTYDLYAFVDHFGDLRGGHYTATIKSQEDERWYNFNDTTVTPLRYPPFQVHDNKKRSQSAYLLFYRKKKMHAADASTQDVQVVERPHSLKLNDASSPKSQKHSNKKTCSSQWESGLRFLDRTVRHRYFVPFVMFVFFFTVVYCS